In the Muricauda sp. MAR_2010_75 genome, one interval contains:
- a CDS encoding metallophosphatase, whose product MKRRDFITNTAAASTLVGLGGLSLTSCSGLGTKKLTILHTNDVHSHIDPFPASHSQYPNLGGIARRASLVEQIRNENPNTLLFDAGDIFQGTPYFNFYGGELEFKLMSKLNYDASTIGNHDFDNGIDGLLAQMPHATFEMISANYDFSNTVMDGYVKPFKTYLVDGIKIGVYGLGIALDGLVTKRLYKETQYLDPFEIALDMERQLKEEEQCDLIVCLSHLGYDYENPQRPSDTQLAQLTYHTNLIIGGHTHTFLEKPDVRINKNGDSVLVNQVGCYGLNLGRIDFYFDADKNASANGVSISV is encoded by the coding sequence ATGAAAAGAAGGGATTTTATAACGAATACGGCAGCAGCCTCAACCTTGGTCGGCTTGGGCGGACTCAGCCTCACCTCCTGCTCGGGTTTGGGGACCAAAAAGTTGACCATCTTGCACACCAACGATGTGCACAGCCATATAGACCCGTTTCCAGCCTCACACTCCCAATACCCTAATTTGGGTGGGATTGCCCGAAGAGCTTCCTTGGTGGAACAAATCCGAAATGAGAACCCTAACACCTTGCTTTTTGATGCTGGGGATATCTTTCAGGGTACGCCCTACTTCAATTTTTATGGCGGGGAACTGGAGTTTAAGCTGATGAGTAAACTCAATTATGATGCCAGCACCATTGGTAACCACGATTTTGATAATGGCATTGATGGTCTATTGGCGCAAATGCCCCATGCCACCTTTGAAATGATTTCCGCCAACTACGATTTTTCCAACACCGTAATGGATGGCTATGTGAAACCGTTTAAAACTTATCTGGTGGATGGTATTAAAATTGGCGTCTATGGCCTTGGAATTGCCCTGGATGGTCTCGTGACTAAACGACTGTACAAGGAAACCCAATATTTAGACCCTTTTGAGATTGCTTTGGATATGGAACGCCAATTGAAGGAAGAGGAACAGTGCGACCTTATTGTCTGTCTTTCGCATTTGGGGTACGATTATGAAAATCCGCAACGGCCATCCGATACGCAATTGGCGCAACTCACCTACCATACCAACTTGATCATTGGAGGACATACCCATACGTTTTTGGAAAAACCGGATGTGCGCATCAACAAAAATGGGGACTCCGTTTTGGTGAACCAAGTGGGCTGCTACGGCCTTAATTTAGGTCGAATCGACTTTTATTTTGATGCTGACAAGAACGCATCGGCCAATGGGGTGAGTATTTCGGTTTAA
- a CDS encoding BspA family leucine-rich repeat surface protein, giving the protein MKQKKLLVLALLALGLVISCSKGDDSTPVTPAPTISGFSPNYGPVGQVFVITGTNFSTTASKNTVKIGTVTATVSAATATKITTSVPQGATTGKVSVTVGGKMVSSTDNFTVTQPQAGNNAPTISTTSLSTAEDLQGGAEVGTVAATDIDQDPLTFSMTDASGIFDFDTATGKISLAEGKTLDFETDPEYTVTIGVSDGNGGTDSKDITISVTDVDEAPIMGDQGFDAAEDITDADEIGTVVATDPEGATLKFDIIVDDSGLFEIDENGVLSLLAGKTLDFETLTEHTITVEVTDGTTEPVTAEITITVTDVIETLAEDPESFVTTWTTGADMEDVAFGLDPFAGSYDFQIDWGDGTIENWSDANLQSFLLSNTYETAGTYTVAIKGVFPTINMSVMGSTPDKLATIDQWGATVWKSMNHAFYGCDNMVYNATDIPDLSQVTNMSYMFYSANTFNGDLTGWDVSTVTNMSNMFFNADLFEGTGLSGWNTSSATDMSYMFAACPSFNADLSTWGENLSNVTNMEGMFYFTESFNAPIGNWDVSNVENMISMFQESNFNRALGTWDISSVTNTNLDGMFFESGLSPANYDATLIGWSNNPNTPDNILLGASGVNYCSNQAAAAKNNLEFNKGWTINDDGQNCNP; this is encoded by the coding sequence ATGAAACAAAAAAAATTGTTAGTTCTGGCCCTTTTAGCTTTGGGCCTTGTAATTTCATGTAGCAAGGGCGATGATTCGACCCCTGTGACACCGGCACCCACCATTAGTGGTTTTTCGCCCAATTATGGGCCTGTGGGGCAAGTTTTTGTGATCACCGGGACCAATTTTAGCACCACAGCCTCCAAGAACACCGTAAAGATCGGTACCGTCACCGCTACTGTATCCGCAGCTACGGCCACCAAGATCACCACTTCAGTGCCCCAAGGCGCCACTACGGGCAAGGTAAGCGTTACCGTAGGGGGAAAAATGGTTTCTTCCACGGATAATTTCACCGTGACCCAGCCACAGGCGGGCAACAATGCCCCTACCATTTCAACAACAAGCCTTTCGACTGCTGAGGACCTGCAAGGCGGTGCGGAAGTGGGCACAGTGGCTGCCACCGATATCGATCAGGATCCCCTTACCTTTTCCATGACCGATGCATCCGGTATTTTTGACTTTGACACCGCCACTGGGAAGATAAGCCTGGCCGAGGGCAAGACCTTGGACTTTGAGACTGATCCCGAGTATACCGTGACCATTGGTGTTTCCGATGGCAACGGCGGTACGGACAGCAAGGACATCACCATAAGCGTGACCGATGTGGACGAAGCACCCATAATGGGCGACCAAGGCTTTGATGCCGCAGAGGATATTACCGATGCGGACGAGATCGGTACCGTAGTGGCCACAGACCCTGAAGGTGCTACACTGAAATTTGACATTATAGTAGATGACAGTGGCCTGTTTGAAATTGACGAAAACGGTGTGTTGAGCCTGTTGGCCGGTAAGACGCTGGACTTTGAGACCCTCACCGAACATACCATTACCGTGGAGGTGACCGACGGCACCACCGAACCCGTTACCGCAGAGATCACCATTACCGTGACGGATGTAATAGAGACCCTGGCCGAAGACCCTGAATCTTTTGTGACCACATGGACCACCGGGGCCGATATGGAAGATGTCGCCTTTGGTCTTGATCCATTTGCGGGCAGCTATGATTTCCAGATTGACTGGGGCGACGGAACCATTGAAAATTGGAGCGATGCCAATCTGCAAAGCTTCCTATTATCGAATACCTATGAAACTGCGGGTACCTATACCGTGGCTATAAAAGGCGTGTTTCCTACCATTAATATGTCTGTAATGGGCAGTACGCCCGATAAACTGGCAACTATTGACCAATGGGGAGCCACTGTATGGAAAAGTATGAACCATGCTTTTTATGGCTGTGATAATATGGTGTACAATGCCACGGACATACCCGATCTTTCCCAAGTGACCAATATGTCATATATGTTTTATAGTGCTAACACATTCAATGGTGACCTTACGGGTTGGGATGTAAGTACAGTGACCAATATGTCAAATATGTTCTTTAATGCTGACCTTTTTGAAGGTACGGGCCTAAGTGGCTGGAATACGAGCAGTGCGACAGATATGTCATATATGTTCGCCGCTTGCCCAAGCTTTAATGCAGATTTAAGTACATGGGGTGAAAATCTAAGCAATGTCACCAATATGGAAGGGATGTTTTATTTCACAGAATCATTTAACGCTCCCATAGGGAATTGGGATGTAAGCAATGTCGAAAACATGATTAGTATGTTTCAAGAGTCCAATTTTAACAGGGCTCTTGGCACATGGGATATCAGTAGTGTTACAAACACAAACTTAGATGGTATGTTCTTTGAATCAGGTCTTTCCCCTGCCAATTATGATGCCACTTTGATCGGCTGGAGCAATAACCCCAATACGCCTGATAATATTCTTTTGGGCGCATCAGGAGTTAACTATTGCTCCAACCAGGCAGCGGCCGCTAAAAATAACTTAGAATTTAATAAAGGATGGACCATTAATGATGATGGCCAAAATTGTAACCCGTAA
- a CDS encoding BspA family leucine-rich repeat surface protein: protein MKQKKLLVLALFALGLVISCSKDDGPSTPVAKAPTISGFTPKTGPVGTQVVITGTNFSTTASKNTVKFGTTTATVSAATATKITTKVPQGATTAKVTVTVGGNIATSTDNFTVTQPQAGNNPPSISTTSLSAAEDLQGGAEVGTVAASDADGDALTFSMTDEAGIFDFDTATGKISLAEGKTLDFETDPEYTVTVGVSDGNGGTDSKAITINVTDVDEAPIMGDQGFDAAEDITDADEIGTVVATDPEGATLAYSIKTDDSGLFEIDENGVLSLLAGKTLDFETLTEHTLTVEVTDGTTDPVTAEITITVINVLESLAEDPESFVTTWTTGADMEDVAFGLDPFAGSYDFQIDWGDGAIENWSNANLQSSVLTHTYDTADTYTVAIKGAFPAINMSVMGSTPDKLATIEQWGTYQWATMEDAFRGCSNVVYNATDIPDLSSVTNLSGMFAETDAFNGDLSGWDVSTVTDMSRMFYIATAFNGDISNWDVSTVADMSYMFRAAVVFNGDLSGWDVSNVTDMGDMFKFADSFEGTGLSSWNTGSVTRMSGMFYSATNFYGDISGWDVSNVTSMSGMLTSAVSFNAPIGDWDVSNVTDMQEMFFDASNFNRDLGGWNISSVTNMATMLTGSGLSSQNYSNTLIGWANPSAPQGISLDALGVQYCDNISTGLALTFLTNDRGWNISDGGIDVNCN, encoded by the coding sequence ATGAAACAAAAAAAATTGTTAGTTCTGGCCCTTTTTGCATTGGGCCTTGTAATTTCATGTAGTAAGGACGATGGTCCATCGACCCCTGTGGCAAAAGCACCCACCATAAGTGGTTTCACGCCCAAAACCGGGCCTGTGGGTACTCAAGTTGTGATCACCGGGACCAATTTTAGCACCACGGCCTCCAAGAACACCGTAAAGTTCGGTACCACCACCGCAACGGTATCCGCGGCCACGGCCACCAAGATCACCACTAAGGTGCCCCAGGGTGCCACTACGGCCAAAGTAACCGTTACCGTAGGAGGAAACATTGCCACTTCCACGGATAATTTCACCGTGACCCAGCCACAGGCGGGCAACAATCCTCCCAGCATTTCAACAACGAGCCTTTCGGCTGCTGAGGACCTACAGGGCGGTGCGGAAGTGGGCACAGTGGCTGCCTCCGATGCCGATGGCGATGCCCTTACCTTCTCCATGACCGATGAAGCCGGTATTTTTGACTTTGACACAGCCACAGGGAAGATAAGCCTGGCCGAGGGCAAGACCTTGGACTTTGAGACTGATCCCGAGTATACCGTGACCGTTGGTGTTTCCGATGGCAATGGCGGTACGGACAGCAAGGCCATTACCATTAACGTGACCGATGTGGACGAAGCACCCATAATGGGCGACCAAGGCTTTGATGCCGCAGAGGACATTACCGATGCGGACGAGATCGGTACCGTTGTGGCCACAGACCCTGAAGGTGCCACCTTGGCGTATAGCATAAAGACGGACGACAGCGGCCTGTTTGAGATTGACGAAAACGGTGTGTTGAGCCTGTTGGCCGGCAAGACGCTGGACTTTGAGACCCTCACCGAACATACCCTTACCGTGGAGGTGACCGATGGCACCACCGACCCCGTTACCGCAGAGATTACCATTACCGTGATCAACGTTTTGGAGTCCCTGGCCGAAGACCCTGAGTCTTTTGTGACCACATGGACCACCGGGGCCGATATGGAGGATGTTGCCTTTGGTCTTGATCCATTTGCCGGCAGCTATGATTTCCAGATTGATTGGGGAGACGGAGCCATTGAAAATTGGAGCAATGCCAACTTGCAAAGCTCGGTACTCACGCATACCTATGACACCGCGGACACCTATACCGTTGCTATAAAAGGAGCATTTCCCGCCATAAATATGTCCGTAATGGGAAGTACGCCCGATAAACTGGCAACTATTGAGCAGTGGGGCACCTACCAATGGGCCACCATGGAGGATGCCTTTAGAGGATGTAGCAATGTGGTGTACAATGCCACGGACATACCCGATTTATCCAGTGTGACCAATCTTTCGGGTATGTTTGCAGAAACTGATGCCTTCAATGGTGATCTTAGCGGTTGGGATGTAAGCACCGTGACAGATATGTCAAGGATGTTTTATATCGCTACTGCTTTCAACGGGGACATAAGCAATTGGGATGTGAGCACTGTGGCAGATATGTCATATATGTTCAGGGCAGCTGTAGTCTTCAATGGGGACCTTAGTGGCTGGGATGTGAGCAATGTCACCGATATGGGGGACATGTTCAAATTTGCTGACTCTTTTGAAGGTACGGGCCTTAGCAGCTGGAACACGGGAAGTGTCACTAGGATGAGCGGTATGTTTTATTCTGCCACTAACTTCTATGGGGACATTAGTGGTTGGGATGTAAGCAATGTCACCTCTATGTCAGGCATGTTGACTTCTGCAGTTTCATTTAACGCTCCCATAGGGGATTGGGATGTAAGCAATGTTACAGACATGCAAGAGATGTTCTTCGACGCTTCTAACTTTAATAGAGACCTTGGCGGGTGGAACATTAGTAGTGTTACCAATATGGCAACTATGCTCACCGGTTCAGGGCTTTCCAGTCAGAACTATAGCAACACCTTGATCGGTTGGGCCAACCCCAGTGCCCCACAAGGTATCTCTTTAGACGCTCTTGGGGTTCAATATTGTGATAATATATCCACAGGTTTGGCACTTACCTTTTTGACCAATGATAGAGGTTGGAACATATCTGATGGCGGTATTGATGTCAATTGCAATTGA
- a CDS encoding ComEC/Rec2 family competence protein translates to MSHKYVDLGPEGELVYLYTYDTNDQELKKAKQVLWGDWLRVDDNHDYSNVGPGWTAIIWAPNTTRDIYYIKTEFTTNTRPLEIIFLDVGQGDGAVLITPEDDENEKIIVIDAGEGGNMAAFLNGRFKAYRGFDFEAAVITHPDKDHYLGFKDIFADHDIGFNTVYHSGLVERPVNGTFEKLGGTTQDPQTGDHYLENLAIDKNDIEQHFSDASIFGRKQFPPIMHNALNNPKVKDFKMLSIDPNHSIHHNGRAYMPNFEPVAEREYHIEVLAPVVEYNANNKPRLKRISSNYGKTKNGHSVILRLHYGKYKVLFGGDLNVPAEKYLLQHYADLDSFPKKGNPNYAKMLKEASLWFNSEIMKVCHHGSEKVTDEFMMVVNPACFVISSGDEEGHVHPRPDLLGRLGKFGRGKSPVILSTELQRSTREFEDKEHVEELQKKVDELASTQNPSQAMINAIKDKIAHLGRTNVDVYGAIYLKTDGERLITAFKFEEQSDKKKWFYYEYAIDDDGELHLS, encoded by the coding sequence ATGAGCCATAAATATGTTGATCTGGGACCTGAGGGAGAATTGGTTTACCTGTATACCTATGACACGAACGACCAAGAACTTAAAAAAGCCAAACAGGTGCTTTGGGGCGATTGGCTCCGGGTTGATGACAACCACGATTACTCCAACGTTGGCCCGGGATGGACCGCCATCATCTGGGCGCCTAACACCACGAGAGACATTTATTACATAAAAACAGAGTTTACCACCAATACAAGACCCTTGGAAATCATTTTTTTGGATGTAGGCCAAGGAGATGGTGCGGTGCTCATCACCCCGGAAGATGATGAAAACGAAAAAATTATAGTCATTGATGCTGGGGAAGGTGGCAACATGGCCGCTTTTCTCAACGGACGATTCAAAGCATACCGCGGTTTTGATTTTGAAGCGGCCGTGATCACGCATCCTGATAAGGACCATTATTTGGGCTTTAAAGATATTTTTGCAGACCATGATATTGGCTTCAACACGGTTTACCACAGCGGCTTGGTAGAGCGACCTGTAAACGGCACCTTTGAAAAGCTGGGCGGCACCACCCAAGACCCTCAGACCGGAGACCATTACCTGGAGAATCTGGCCATCGACAAAAATGATATTGAGCAGCATTTCAGTGACGCTTCCATCTTTGGTAGAAAGCAGTTCCCACCCATTATGCACAATGCCCTCAACAATCCAAAAGTCAAGGATTTTAAAATGCTTTCCATTGATCCCAATCACAGCATTCACCATAATGGAAGGGCCTATATGCCCAATTTTGAGCCAGTAGCTGAACGCGAATACCATATTGAGGTGCTCGCACCCGTAGTGGAATACAATGCCAACAACAAACCAAGGCTAAAGCGCATCAGCAGCAACTATGGGAAGACCAAGAATGGGCATTCGGTAATTTTACGGTTGCACTATGGCAAATACAAGGTGCTTTTTGGTGGTGATTTGAATGTTCCTGCGGAAAAATATCTGCTTCAACATTATGCGGATTTGGACTCCTTTCCAAAAAAAGGCAATCCCAACTATGCCAAAATGTTGAAGGAGGCCTCACTTTGGTTCAATTCGGAGATCATGAAGGTGTGCCATCATGGTTCGGAAAAAGTCACCGATGAGTTTATGATGGTGGTAAACCCCGCCTGCTTTGTAATTTCTTCCGGGGATGAGGAGGGCCATGTGCACCCCAGACCTGATCTTTTGGGAAGACTGGGGAAGTTTGGACGAGGAAAATCGCCCGTGATTCTCTCTACCGAACTGCAACGGTCCACAAGAGAATTTGAAGACAAGGAACATGTAGAAGAGCTACAAAAAAAAGTGGACGAATTGGCTTCAACCCAAAATCCATCACAAGCAATGATCAATGCCATAAAAGACAAAATTGCACATCTTGGCCGAACCAATGTGGATGTATATGGCGCCATCTATCTTAAAACCGATGGGGAGCGCTTGATCACGGCCTTTAAGTTTGAAGAACAGTCAGACAAAAAGAAATGGTTCTATTACGAGTACGCCATTGATGATGATGGTGAACTCCATTTGTCCTAA
- a CDS encoding T9SS type A sorting domain-containing protein, whose amino-acid sequence MKEKIFTQHPTLLSTFLTFCFVLFTSVSFGQNSEGLPAPISQLTVNSNGDIYCEIHANDAASALHHSMGKAKSGLTINGSQKSASNSKKTASGATIFVDYYNLDPNLPAEDFIIAATAFQSAVDTWASLLSSDVPIYVAAVFQPLDEGVLGSAGPTSIFANAPGLERNTWFGDALADKLTGEDLSPTTYDIVANFSTVFPNWYYGTDGNTPTGMYDFKSVVLHELGHGLGFFGSLFVDNEAGVGDYGFGIPNPVFPAIYDRLAHSADGKSILKENKYANFSTELGDVLLSGPLTAKGPNTQGATQGKGAQVFTILDSDIFGEIPGLTDIWLPGSSYSHLDYVTYAGGTNGLMVPFLSTGVAFDSPGPIVLAIFDDMGWNGKVNREIQENPNDSADDGDDPLAAAENVVALYPNPFTNSVNVTLLEGRSIKSAVITDTSGYTYKVPKGKIDGSKQALLDLSSFRGKSGLYFLQLTYDDNSNEVVKIYKQ is encoded by the coding sequence ATGAAAGAAAAGATTTTTACGCAACACCCCACACTCTTATCAACTTTCCTTACTTTTTGCTTTGTTCTTTTTACCTCTGTCAGTTTTGGGCAGAACAGTGAGGGCTTACCTGCACCAATCAGTCAATTGACGGTAAACAGCAATGGTGATATCTATTGTGAAATCCATGCGAACGATGCGGCTTCGGCCTTGCACCACAGTATGGGAAAAGCAAAAAGCGGACTTACAATAAATGGGAGCCAAAAATCGGCTTCCAATTCAAAAAAGACCGCTTCAGGGGCTACCATTTTTGTGGATTACTACAATCTGGATCCCAATCTTCCTGCTGAAGATTTTATCATTGCCGCTACGGCCTTTCAATCCGCAGTGGATACTTGGGCCAGTTTGTTGTCCTCTGATGTCCCTATTTATGTGGCCGCTGTTTTTCAACCGTTGGATGAAGGGGTCTTGGGTTCGGCCGGGCCCACCAGTATTTTTGCCAATGCCCCCGGCTTGGAACGCAATACGTGGTTTGGCGATGCCCTAGCGGACAAACTCACAGGCGAAGACCTGAGTCCTACCACTTATGACATTGTGGCCAATTTTAGCACTGTTTTTCCAAACTGGTACTATGGCACGGATGGCAATACACCCACAGGAATGTACGACTTTAAGTCCGTAGTGCTTCATGAGCTTGGTCACGGATTGGGCTTCTTTGGGTCTTTGTTTGTGGACAACGAAGCAGGCGTTGGAGACTACGGTTTTGGAATTCCAAACCCCGTATTTCCTGCCATCTACGATCGTTTGGCCCATTCTGCGGATGGAAAGTCCATCCTAAAAGAAAACAAATACGCCAATTTCAGCACCGAATTGGGAGATGTTCTACTGTCTGGACCATTGACCGCAAAGGGACCTAATACCCAAGGTGCCACCCAAGGAAAAGGAGCCCAAGTATTTACCATTTTGGACTCTGATATTTTTGGTGAAATTCCGGGTCTAACAGATATTTGGTTACCTGGCTCCAGTTATTCCCACTTGGATTATGTCACTTATGCTGGTGGCACCAACGGACTCATGGTTCCATTTTTGTCCACTGGGGTTGCTTTTGATAGCCCAGGCCCTATTGTACTTGCTATTTTTGATGATATGGGCTGGAATGGCAAGGTTAATCGTGAAATCCAAGAAAATCCAAATGATAGTGCGGATGACGGTGATGATCCATTGGCCGCTGCCGAAAATGTGGTAGCTCTCTATCCAAATCCGTTCACAAATAGTGTGAATGTAACCCTCTTGGAAGGACGCTCCATTAAAAGCGCTGTAATTACCGATACTTCGGGATATACTTATAAGGTCCCCAAAGGGAAAATTGACGGTTCTAAACAAGCCCTTTTGGATCTATCGAGCTTCAGGGGTAAATCTGGATTGTATTTCCTTCAGTTAACGTATGACGATAACTCCAATGAAGTAGTGAAAATTTATAAGCAGTAA
- a CDS encoding BspA family leucine-rich repeat surface protein: MKQRKLLALALFAMAFMISCSKDDGPSTPETKAPTITSLSKSSGPVGTVFEINGTNFSPTLSKNTVKIGAVIATVSAATTTKITTKVPQGAITAKVSVTVGGNTATSTDKFTVTQPQATNKAPTITTTSLSAAEDLQSGAEVGQVDATDDDGDALTFSMTDESGTFVMDATTGTISLDEGKTLDFETIPEYMVTLGVADGKGGTDSQEITITITDVDESLAADSTSFVTTWQTTTDNESIEIGVHNGLTYNYIIEWGDGVTEDITETANPKHEYVTAGTYTVAIKGLFPAIRMSEITDGASNNKLLSIEQWGTNPWVTMFNAFSDCNNVILNATDVPDLSQVTFMRNMFKNCFGLGDPDLNGWDTTTVEDMAGMFSNTAFNGNIEQWDVSNVHDMSNMFSGATLFNGDISGWETINVTDMAFMFSGATSFNADIGGWKTDNVFGMTSMFSGASSFNQDIGGWKTGNVLGMTSMFSGATSFNQDISGWDTGNVFNISGMFSGATSFDQSLGAWNIGLLSNMLDMLDNCGMSPENYSDTLIGWAANNPPQDVNFEAEGLQYLCIASDARDALLNLGWDINDGGLAELCP; this comes from the coding sequence ATGAAACAAAGAAAATTGCTGGCCTTGGCGCTTTTTGCCATGGCTTTTATGATTTCCTGTAGCAAGGACGATGGCCCATCAACGCCAGAGACAAAGGCACCAACAATAACAAGTTTGTCAAAATCCTCTGGACCCGTGGGCACAGTTTTCGAGATCAATGGTACGAATTTTAGCCCCACACTCTCCAAGAATACCGTAAAAATCGGAGCCGTCATCGCAACGGTATCCGCTGCCACGACCACCAAGATCACCACTAAGGTGCCCCAAGGTGCCATTACGGCCAAGGTAAGTGTTACCGTAGGGGGAAATACCGCCACTTCCACGGACAAATTTACCGTTACACAGCCACAGGCCACCAACAAGGCTCCTACCATTACAACAACGAGTCTTTCAGCTGCCGAAGACCTTCAAAGCGGTGCTGAAGTGGGCCAAGTGGACGCCACCGACGATGATGGGGATGCCCTAACCTTTTCCATGACCGATGAATCCGGAACTTTTGTGATGGATGCTACCACAGGGACAATAAGCCTAGACGAAGGCAAGACCTTGGACTTTGAAACCATTCCTGAGTATATGGTAACCTTAGGTGTTGCTGATGGAAAAGGCGGTACGGACAGCCAAGAGATCACAATCACCATAACCGATGTGGACGAAAGTTTGGCAGCAGACTCTACTTCTTTTGTCACCACTTGGCAGACAACTACAGACAATGAGAGCATAGAAATTGGGGTGCACAATGGCCTTACCTATAACTATATCATAGAATGGGGGGATGGTGTCACTGAAGATATTACCGAGACTGCCAACCCAAAACATGAGTATGTCACCGCAGGTACCTATACGGTTGCCATAAAGGGATTATTCCCTGCCATACGGATGAGTGAAATTACCGATGGCGCGTCCAATAATAAATTATTAAGCATTGAGCAATGGGGCACCAACCCTTGGGTAACGATGTTCAATGCTTTTAGTGATTGTAATAATGTGATACTAAATGCTACGGATGTCCCTGATCTCTCTCAGGTAACCTTTATGAGGAACATGTTCAAGAATTGTTTTGGATTAGGTGACCCAGACCTAAATGGGTGGGACACGACCACAGTTGAGGATATGGCCGGCATGTTCTCCAATACAGCTTTTAATGGAAATATTGAGCAATGGGATGTCAGTAATGTCCATGATATGTCAAATATGTTCTCTGGAGCTACTTTGTTTAATGGGGATATCAGTGGTTGGGAAACAATCAATGTTACCGATATGGCTTTTATGTTCTCCGGGGCCACTTCGTTTAATGCTGATATCGGTGGTTGGAAAACGGACAATGTTTTTGGTATGACTTCAATGTTCTCTGGAGCCTCATCTTTTAATCAAGATATCGGTGGTTGGAAGACGGGTAACGTTTTGGGTATGACTTCAATGTTCTCTGGAGCCACCTCCTTTAATCAAGATATTAGTGGTTGGGACACGGGCAATGTTTTCAATATAAGTGGAATGTTCTCTGGAGCCACTAGCTTTGATCAAAGTTTAGGTGCATGGAATATAGGTTTGCTTTCAAATATGCTAGATATGTTGGATAATTGCGGCATGTCCCCAGAAAACTATTCGGATACCTTGATCGGTTGGGCGGCAAACAATCCACCACAAGATGTGAATTTTGAAGCAGAGGGGCTTCAATACTTGTGCATAGCCAGCGATGCACGAGACGCATTGCTAAATTTAGGATGGGATATAAATGATGGTGGTTTGGCAGAACTTTGTCCTTAA